The proteins below come from a single Corynebacterium glyciniphilum AJ 3170 genomic window:
- a CDS encoding TIGR03571 family LLM class oxidoreductase, with product MRRAFAEGELTLGLSLPIGPGESTDNADDGGDVTRQVELVRAAEAAGVAVVWARDIPLRVDTFGDVGQVHDPFMFLTWLAAHTETIALGTAAVVLPLAHPLLLAKRSAGLDRLSGGRFLMGVASGDRPEEFPAFGMEKGDRAAVFREHLEVLQAGWSSTGRPVRWARGRMGGADVVPKPTVGRVPVLPTGSCQQNMDYNAAHGDGWITYHRSLPQQKVMADRWRASCGEMFAPFAESMWIDLAEDADLPVEGRDFGYRTGRHGLLRILSSQRDMGVNHVSLHLRSRTRPVDEMLAELAEYVLPEFPALSD from the coding sequence ATGCGCAGGGCCTTCGCGGAGGGCGAGCTGACCCTGGGCCTGAGTCTGCCGATCGGGCCGGGCGAAAGCACGGATAACGCTGACGACGGAGGGGATGTCACACGCCAGGTGGAACTGGTCAGGGCGGCGGAAGCGGCCGGGGTCGCGGTGGTGTGGGCACGCGACATCCCGTTGCGGGTCGACACCTTCGGGGATGTCGGGCAGGTCCACGACCCCTTCATGTTCCTCACGTGGCTGGCGGCGCACACGGAGACGATCGCGTTGGGCACGGCGGCTGTTGTGCTGCCGTTGGCGCACCCCCTGCTGCTGGCGAAACGGTCCGCGGGTCTGGACCGGCTCAGTGGGGGACGTTTCCTCATGGGGGTGGCCAGCGGCGACCGTCCTGAGGAGTTCCCGGCCTTCGGCATGGAGAAAGGAGACCGTGCCGCGGTGTTCCGTGAGCACCTGGAGGTGCTGCAGGCCGGGTGGTCATCCACCGGCCGTCCGGTGCGGTGGGCGCGGGGCCGCATGGGCGGAGCGGACGTCGTCCCGAAACCGACGGTCGGGCGCGTGCCGGTGCTGCCGACGGGGTCGTGCCAGCAGAACATGGATTACAACGCGGCCCACGGCGACGGGTGGATCACCTACCACCGCTCCCTGCCCCAGCAGAAGGTGATGGCCGACCGGTGGCGGGCATCCTGCGGTGAGATGTTCGCGCCGTTCGCTGAGTCGATGTGGATCGATCTGGCGGAGGACGCCGACCTGCCGGTCGAGGGGCGTGACTTCGGGTACCGGACGGGGCGGCACGGGCTGTTGAGGATCCTGTCCTCGCAGCGTGACATGGGCGTCAACCATGTGTCACTGCACCTCAGGAGCAGGACGAGGCCTGTCGACGAGATGCTGGCGGAGTTGGCGGAGTACGTGCTGCCGGAGTTTCCTGCGCTCAGCGACTAA
- a CDS encoding S9 family peptidase, whose protein sequence is MRHTYAPSLAPDGSAIAYVMHDGVSPRAMQSRLTGGERPVVIPTEGPAVAVRYSPDGRWLAVEVSPQGTERNEIWLVSSDPDDPSAVLVRDSGDAKTSVVEWDNDLLAVDAVGSDGVAEGRRFDPETGRTEVVDRRADGQLVAAESGYALMRVGPRGNRELLVIRPDGSWRPVLPPQPGSTTDDGHILPPVGDEPPVLLVIGDHGADRRRVMRIRERDGVMSVRELIGHANADVDEFIVSEDRGTAAVLWNQDGVSSLEVFLLDAHERVTVRRSVRLPGMVGRGLTLTGDGRRLALAVESPDIPPAVHLVDCRSGVVTSLNTAPVSPDRPLLAEVQQPQLLHFTARDGVELSGWLYRGANPEFEPARGTRPVLLHFHGGPEGQSRPEHHDVLREVIDAGITVFTPNVRGSFGGGRTFMHADNRYGRFAGIDDLEDCVRFLVSMGVADPDRMAISGRSYGGYLTNIGVTWFPSLFRAAVSACGMSDLETFYRDTEPWIASAAYPKYGYPIQDGELLREVSPLHRVDRVQTPVLFIHGANDTNVPPSEYRQMKSAMDARGVPTSELVMQDEGHEFVKAVNRQRIAERMVSFLREHGVAPAS, encoded by the coding sequence GTGAGACATACCTACGCCCCCAGCCTCGCCCCCGACGGGTCTGCCATCGCCTACGTCATGCATGACGGCGTGTCTCCGCGTGCGATGCAGTCGCGGCTCACCGGGGGTGAACGCCCGGTGGTCATCCCTACGGAGGGGCCGGCAGTGGCGGTGCGTTACTCGCCGGACGGTCGTTGGCTGGCGGTGGAGGTCTCGCCGCAGGGCACCGAGCGCAACGAGATCTGGCTGGTGTCCAGCGACCCGGACGACCCGTCCGCGGTGCTGGTCCGGGACAGCGGCGATGCGAAGACGTCGGTCGTGGAGTGGGACAATGATCTGCTCGCCGTGGATGCGGTCGGTTCCGACGGGGTGGCCGAGGGGCGTCGGTTCGACCCGGAGACCGGCCGTACCGAAGTGGTGGACCGCAGGGCCGACGGGCAACTCGTCGCCGCCGAGAGCGGTTATGCACTGATGCGGGTCGGTCCGCGGGGGAACCGGGAACTGCTGGTGATCCGTCCTGACGGTTCCTGGCGGCCTGTCCTGCCGCCGCAGCCGGGCTCCACCACCGATGACGGCCATATTCTGCCACCGGTGGGGGATGAACCACCGGTGCTCTTGGTCATCGGTGACCATGGCGCGGACCGTCGACGGGTGATGAGGATCCGGGAGCGGGACGGGGTGATGTCGGTCCGTGAACTGATCGGTCACGCCAACGCCGACGTCGACGAGTTCATCGTCAGCGAGGACCGTGGTACCGCTGCGGTGCTCTGGAACCAGGACGGGGTCTCCTCCCTCGAGGTGTTTCTCCTGGACGCCCACGAACGGGTGACGGTGCGGCGTTCCGTCCGCCTGCCCGGCATGGTCGGCCGTGGGCTGACCCTCACCGGGGACGGCCGTCGGCTCGCGTTGGCCGTGGAGAGCCCCGACATCCCGCCGGCGGTGCACCTGGTGGACTGCCGTAGCGGCGTGGTCACATCCCTGAACACCGCCCCCGTCAGTCCAGACCGGCCGCTGCTGGCGGAGGTGCAGCAACCCCAGCTACTGCACTTCACCGCCCGGGACGGGGTCGAGTTGTCGGGCTGGCTGTACCGCGGGGCGAATCCCGAGTTCGAGCCGGCACGGGGGACACGTCCGGTCCTGCTGCACTTTCACGGCGGGCCGGAGGGGCAGTCGCGCCCGGAACACCACGACGTCCTGCGGGAGGTCATTGACGCAGGGATCACGGTGTTCACCCCGAATGTGCGTGGCTCCTTCGGCGGCGGGCGGACGTTCATGCACGCCGACAACCGGTACGGCCGCTTCGCCGGCATCGACGACCTGGAGGACTGTGTCCGGTTCCTGGTGTCGATGGGGGTGGCGGACCCGGACCGCATGGCGATCAGTGGCCGGTCCTACGGCGGCTACCTCACGAACATCGGCGTCACCTGGTTCCCCTCCCTGTTCCGCGCGGCGGTGAGTGCCTGCGGTATGAGTGACCTCGAGACGTTCTACCGTGACACCGAGCCCTGGATCGCCAGTGCGGCCTACCCGAAGTACGGGTATCCGATTCAGGACGGGGAACTGCTGCGGGAGGTGTCGCCGCTGCACCGGGTGGACCGTGTGCAGACCCCGGTGCTGTTCATCCACGGTGCCAACGACACCAATGTGCCGCCGAGTGAGTACCGGCAGATGAAGTCCGCGATGGACGCACGAGGTGTGCCCACCAGCGAACTGGTGATGCAGGACGAGGGCCATGAGTTCGTCAAGGCGGTGAACCGGCAGCGGATCGCCGAACGGATGGTCTCCTTCCTCCGGGAGCACGGGGTCGCCCCCGCCTCCTGA
- a CDS encoding DUF3017 domain-containing protein: MSEEGAGSTAGADKADLVELTPAERRTLLRNPHDADVPHSRLNQTLQMLLVIGFVLVMVVGLVFLVADRWRRGTVTVGTGMLVLGALRWVVDGEILGVLSVRSRRFDSLFCLAIGASMLLVAVSVDSLGS, from the coding sequence GTGAGTGAGGAGGGGGCCGGCAGTACCGCCGGGGCAGACAAGGCCGATCTTGTTGAACTGACACCGGCGGAGCGCAGGACGCTGCTGCGTAACCCGCATGATGCGGACGTGCCGCATTCGCGGTTGAACCAGACGCTGCAGATGCTGCTGGTCATCGGCTTCGTCCTGGTGATGGTCGTGGGGCTGGTGTTCCTGGTGGCGGACCGGTGGCGTCGGGGGACGGTCACCGTGGGCACCGGCATGCTTGTCCTCGGCGCCCTGCGGTGGGTGGTCGACGGGGAGATTCTGGGGGTCCTCTCGGTCCGGTCGCGGAGGTTCGATTCGTTGTTCTGTCTCGCGATCGGGGCATCGATGCTGCTGGTGGCGGTGTCGGTCGATTCACTGGGGAGCTGA
- a CDS encoding sulfate/molybdate ABC transporter ATP-binding protein encodes MAISVSHAVKTYGSSPVFTALDDVSLDIPEGSLTALLGPSGSGKSTLLRTIAGLERPDSGAVVIDGTDVTRLAPQDRGIGFVFQHYAAFKHMTVRDNVAFGLSVRKRPRKEIDQRVDELLEIVGLAGYHTRYPSQLSGGQRQRMALARALAPNPGVLLLDEPFGALDAKVREDLRTWLRHMHEEFTVTTVLVTHDQEEALDVADRIAVMGDGRIEQVGTPTELYDAPETPFVRSFLGHVTELAGQTVRPHDIRLGRNADPEVPGNEVAATDVREAVVERVAVLGFEVRVELTDVENGGRFTAQITRGDARTLGLGAGSVGETVYARATEAASA; translated from the coding sequence ATGGCTATCTCCGTCTCCCACGCCGTGAAAACCTACGGCTCCTCGCCGGTGTTCACAGCCCTCGACGACGTCTCCCTCGACATCCCCGAGGGATCCCTCACCGCCCTGCTGGGGCCGTCCGGATCCGGCAAGTCCACACTGCTGCGCACCATCGCCGGCCTGGAACGGCCCGACTCCGGAGCAGTGGTCATCGACGGTACCGACGTGACACGGCTGGCGCCCCAGGACCGGGGCATCGGTTTCGTCTTCCAGCACTACGCCGCCTTCAAACACATGACCGTGCGCGACAACGTGGCCTTCGGTCTGTCGGTGCGGAAACGTCCGAGGAAAGAGATCGACCAGCGGGTCGATGAGCTGCTGGAGATCGTCGGTCTCGCCGGGTACCACACCCGGTACCCGTCACAGCTCTCCGGCGGACAGCGGCAACGGATGGCGTTGGCGCGTGCGCTGGCCCCGAACCCGGGCGTCCTGCTGCTCGACGAGCCTTTCGGGGCGCTGGACGCCAAGGTCCGCGAGGACTTGCGCACCTGGCTGCGGCATATGCACGAGGAATTCACCGTCACCACCGTCCTGGTCACCCATGACCAGGAGGAGGCCCTCGACGTCGCCGACCGTATTGCGGTGATGGGTGACGGACGGATCGAACAGGTCGGAACTCCCACCGAGCTCTACGACGCCCCGGAGACGCCGTTCGTCCGGTCCTTCCTGGGGCATGTCACCGAACTCGCCGGGCAGACCGTTCGTCCGCATGACATCAGGCTCGGCCGTAATGCCGACCCGGAGGTTCCGGGCAATGAAGTCGCCGCCACCGACGTGCGCGAGGCAGTGGTCGAGCGGGTCGCGGTGCTGGGATTTGAGGTCCGGGTAGAACTCACGGACGTGGAGAACGGCGGGCGGTTCACTGCACAGATCACCCGTGGCGACGCCCGGACGTTGGGCCTGGGGGCCGGCAGTGTGGGTGAGACCGTGTACGCGCGGGCGACGGAGGCGGCGTCCGCCTGA
- a CDS encoding sulfate ABC transporter permease produces the protein MNQSRISVLTLRTLALVYLAILVALPVGTILWRTVEPGLGQFWEWITTPAAVSALQTSLLIVAITVPLNVIFGIVVALGLVRGRFPGKALVQAVVDLPFAVSPVIVGVALIMLWGTDGWFGGVEDLGFRVIFGLPGMVLATVFVTLPFIVREVEPVLREIGTEQEQAASTLGASSWQTFRRITLPSIRWGLSYGIVLTVARSLGEFGAVIMVASGFAGGGQTLTLLVHSRYLDDNNVYGAYAAATLLMIVSVIVLVVMTLLQKKKVS, from the coding sequence ATGAACCAGTCCAGAATCAGTGTCCTGACACTGCGCACCCTCGCCCTGGTCTACCTGGCCATCCTCGTCGCGCTGCCGGTCGGCACCATCCTGTGGCGCACCGTGGAACCCGGCCTCGGGCAGTTCTGGGAGTGGATCACCACCCCGGCGGCCGTCTCGGCACTGCAGACCTCACTGCTGATCGTCGCCATCACGGTGCCGCTGAACGTGATCTTCGGTATCGTCGTCGCGCTCGGGCTGGTCCGGGGTCGGTTCCCCGGCAAGGCTCTGGTCCAGGCGGTGGTGGACCTGCCTTTCGCGGTCTCTCCGGTGATTGTCGGTGTCGCGTTGATCATGCTGTGGGGCACCGACGGATGGTTCGGGGGAGTCGAGGACCTCGGCTTCCGCGTGATCTTCGGCCTGCCCGGCATGGTGTTGGCCACGGTGTTCGTCACCCTGCCGTTCATCGTGCGGGAGGTGGAGCCCGTCCTGCGTGAGATCGGTACCGAACAGGAGCAGGCGGCGTCCACCCTGGGCGCCTCATCCTGGCAGACGTTCCGGCGCATCACCCTGCCGTCGATCCGCTGGGGCCTGTCCTACGGCATCGTGCTGACCGTCGCCCGGTCCCTCGGGGAGTTCGGCGCGGTGATCATGGTCGCCTCCGGGTTCGCCGGAGGAGGTCAGACCCTGACTCTGCTGGTGCACTCCCGCTACCTCGACGACAACAACGTCTACGGCGCCTACGCCGCGGCGACCCTGCTGATGATCGTCTCGGTGATCGTCCTGGTCGTCATGACCCTGCTGCAGAAGAAGAAGGTTTCCTAA
- the cysT gene encoding sulfate ABC transporter permease subunit CysT, with amino-acid sequence MRTKLSMGTATLWLSVIVLLPLVALTTEAFSGGLGGFWDAVTAPGARDTLWVTAKVSLAVALINMVTGTLIAWVLVRDDFPGRRIVDAVIDLPFALPTIVASLVLLSLYGPDSPMNITLNATQPALVIALAFVTLPFVVRSVQPVLIELDHDVEEAAASLGASNATIFRRIILPALWPAVLSGTGLAFARAIGEYGSVVLIGGNIPGETQVASQYIQEQIESDVPSAAAAVSVALLAITFIVLLVLRLVGDHSSRKEQDA; translated from the coding sequence ATGAGAACGAAACTCAGTATGGGCACCGCCACCCTGTGGCTGTCCGTTATCGTCCTGCTGCCACTGGTGGCCCTGACCACGGAGGCCTTCTCCGGCGGGCTCGGCGGTTTCTGGGACGCCGTGACCGCACCAGGCGCACGGGACACACTGTGGGTGACTGCGAAAGTCTCCCTCGCCGTCGCGTTGATCAACATGGTGACCGGCACGCTGATCGCCTGGGTGCTGGTGCGTGACGACTTCCCCGGGAGACGCATCGTGGACGCGGTCATCGACCTGCCCTTCGCCCTGCCCACCATCGTCGCCTCCCTTGTGCTGCTCAGTCTGTACGGGCCGGACAGTCCGATGAACATCACCCTCAACGCCACCCAGCCTGCACTGGTCATCGCGCTGGCGTTCGTCACTCTGCCGTTCGTCGTGCGCTCGGTGCAGCCCGTGCTCATCGAGCTCGACCACGACGTCGAAGAAGCCGCAGCGTCGCTTGGAGCATCCAATGCCACGATCTTTCGGCGCATCATCCTGCCGGCACTGTGGCCGGCGGTGCTGTCAGGAACGGGCCTCGCGTTCGCCCGGGCGATCGGTGAGTACGGATCGGTGGTGCTCATCGGCGGGAACATCCCCGGGGAGACGCAGGTCGCGTCGCAGTACATCCAGGAACAGATCGAGTCGGACGTCCCGTCCGCCGCCGCGGCGGTGTCCGTCGCGCTGCTGGCCATCACCTTCATTGTCCTCCTCGTCCTCCGCCTCGTCGGAGACCACAGCTCCCGGAAGGAACAGGACGCATGA
- a CDS encoding tRNA (cytidine(34)-2'-O)-methyltransferase, which produces MVGTVTDTNPYCHILFEHPVIPGNTGSAIRLCAGTGASLHLAEPLGFNFDDKHLKRAGLDYHDLADVHVHPSLDAALTDLADLAGARVIAFTAHAETWHTDITYEPGDVLLFGTEPTGLTEDALADPRITRQVRIPMLPGRRSMNLSNAAAVAAYEAWRQAGFPGGR; this is translated from the coding sequence ATGGTGGGAACAGTGACTGACACGAACCCCTACTGCCACATCCTTTTCGAGCACCCTGTCATTCCCGGCAATACCGGCAGTGCCATCCGCCTGTGCGCCGGTACCGGTGCCTCCCTGCATCTGGCGGAGCCCCTGGGGTTCAACTTCGACGACAAACACCTCAAGCGCGCCGGGCTGGACTACCACGACCTTGCGGACGTGCACGTTCATCCGTCGCTGGACGCCGCGCTTACCGATCTGGCCGACCTGGCGGGGGCGCGGGTCATCGCCTTCACCGCCCACGCCGAAACCTGGCACACCGACATCACCTATGAACCGGGCGATGTCCTGCTTTTCGGTACCGAACCCACCGGGCTGACGGAGGACGCGCTCGCCGACCCACGGATCACCCGGCAGGTGCGCATTCCGATGCTGCCCGGCAGACGCAGCATGAACCTCTCCAACGCCGCCGCAGTGGCAGCGTACGAGGCCTGGCGGCAGGCGGGGTTCCCGGGCGGACGCTGA
- a CDS encoding bifunctional methylenetetrahydrofolate dehydrogenase/methenyltetrahydrofolate cyclohydrolase has translation MAETAETAETATTLDGKLYRDEIVEDLTRRVAALKEKGVTPGLATVLVGDDPASHSYVKMKHRDCEQIGVNSIRRDLPADVSQEELNAVIDELNADPECTGYIVQLPLPKHLDENAVLERIDPAKDADGLHPVNLGKLVLMEPAPLPCTPNGAISLLRRYGVELDGAKAVVIGRGVTVGRPIGLMLTRRSENSTVVLCHTGTRDLVKETRDADIIIAAAGKPHMLTADMVKPGAAVLDVGVSRVDGKLAGDVHPDVWDVAGAVSPNPGGVGPLTRAFLIHNVVERAERLV, from the coding sequence ATCGCTGAGACCGCTGAGACCGCTGAGACTGCCACCACACTGGATGGAAAACTCTACCGCGACGAGATCGTCGAGGACCTCACCCGCCGGGTGGCGGCGCTGAAGGAGAAGGGAGTCACGCCGGGACTGGCCACCGTCCTGGTCGGCGACGACCCCGCTAGCCATTCCTACGTGAAGATGAAGCACCGCGACTGCGAGCAGATCGGTGTGAACAGTATCCGGCGTGACCTCCCTGCGGACGTCAGCCAGGAGGAGCTCAATGCCGTGATCGACGAGCTCAACGCCGATCCGGAGTGCACCGGCTACATCGTCCAGCTGCCGTTGCCGAAACATCTTGACGAGAACGCGGTCCTCGAACGTATCGACCCGGCCAAGGACGCTGACGGGCTGCACCCGGTGAACCTCGGCAAGCTCGTGCTGATGGAGCCTGCTCCGCTGCCCTGCACCCCCAACGGGGCGATCTCCCTGCTGCGCCGCTACGGCGTGGAACTCGACGGGGCGAAAGCGGTCGTCATCGGTCGCGGTGTGACTGTGGGGCGCCCCATCGGTCTGATGCTCACCCGCCGGTCGGAGAACTCCACCGTGGTGCTGTGTCACACCGGCACCAGGGACCTGGTCAAGGAGACCCGCGACGCCGACATCATCATCGCCGCTGCGGGTAAGCCGCACATGCTCACCGCCGACATGGTCAAGCCCGGTGCTGCGGTCCTCGACGTCGGAGTCTCGCGCGTGGATGGCAAACTCGCTGGTGACGTGCACCCCGATGTGTGGGACGTTGCCGGTGCGGTGTCGCCGAACCCCGGTGGTGTGGGGCCGCTGACGCGCGCTTTCCTGATCCACAATGTCGTGGAACGTGCGGAGCGGCTGGTGTGA
- a CDS encoding M18 family aminopeptidase has translation MTDSTGPADFIDFIDASPSSYHAAAEVASRLDAAGFARQDEKAPWDASPGGHYIVRGGAVLAWRIPEPAGERERPQGFRIVGSHTDSPGLKLKPVGDITGPGGWRQAAVEVYGGAILPAWLDRELRLAGRVVLADGTEHLVCTGPVLRVPHLAIHLDRAVNNGLTLDRQQHMQPVFAVGEGAPTIGEVIADALSVEGVTPGDILAHDLITVDAQRGEVFGAQDDFIAAGRMDNLSSVFTSLQAFLAAGTDDATGGIIPVLAAFDHEEVGSATTSGAAGPVLEDVLTRTAAALGAGAEETRAMFARSSCVSADAAHSIHPNYAGKHDPVHRPVINGGPVLKVNANQRYASDATTSAAWRAACRSVGAPDQVFAGNNDVPCGSTIGPITATRLGIPTVDVGIPLLSMHSAREMAGVHDLAWFTDTLRAWWEQ, from the coding sequence ATGACTGATTCCACCGGTCCCGCCGACTTCATCGACTTCATCGACGCGTCCCCCAGCAGCTACCACGCCGCCGCGGAGGTCGCGTCACGGTTGGATGCCGCCGGGTTCGCCCGGCAGGACGAGAAGGCACCGTGGGACGCCAGCCCCGGCGGACATTACATCGTGCGCGGTGGAGCGGTGTTGGCCTGGCGGATCCCGGAGCCTGCCGGAGAGAGGGAACGGCCGCAGGGGTTCCGCATCGTCGGGTCCCACACCGATTCACCCGGCCTGAAGCTGAAACCGGTCGGCGACATCACCGGACCGGGCGGATGGCGACAGGCGGCCGTGGAGGTCTACGGCGGTGCGATCCTGCCGGCGTGGCTGGACCGCGAGCTGAGGCTCGCCGGGCGGGTCGTCCTGGCCGACGGCACTGAGCACCTGGTGTGTACAGGCCCGGTACTACGGGTCCCGCACCTGGCGATCCACCTGGACCGTGCCGTCAACAACGGGCTCACCCTGGACCGGCAGCAGCACATGCAGCCGGTGTTCGCCGTCGGAGAGGGCGCACCGACGATCGGCGAGGTCATCGCGGACGCCCTCAGCGTCGAGGGAGTGACACCCGGGGACATTCTCGCCCATGACCTGATCACCGTCGACGCTCAGCGCGGCGAGGTGTTCGGTGCGCAGGACGATTTCATCGCCGCGGGGCGCATGGACAACCTCAGCAGCGTCTTCACCTCCCTGCAGGCGTTCCTGGCTGCCGGAACCGACGACGCCACCGGTGGCATCATCCCCGTGCTCGCAGCCTTTGACCATGAGGAGGTAGGAAGCGCGACAACCAGCGGGGCGGCCGGTCCTGTGCTCGAGGATGTACTGACCCGTACCGCCGCTGCACTGGGTGCCGGTGCAGAGGAGACCCGGGCGATGTTCGCCCGGTCATCCTGCGTCTCCGCCGACGCCGCGCATTCCATCCACCCGAACTACGCCGGTAAACATGATCCGGTGCATCGTCCGGTGATCAACGGCGGACCGGTGCTGAAGGTCAACGCCAACCAGCGGTACGCCTCGGACGCCACCACGTCGGCGGCATGGCGGGCGGCATGCCGTAGCGTCGGGGCTCCCGACCAGGTTTTCGCGGGGAACAACGACGTCCCCTGTGGGTCCACCATCGGACCGATCACCGCGACCCGGCTCGGTATTCCGACGGTGGACGTGGGTATACCGCTGTTGTCGATGCACTCCGCCCGGGAGATGGCCGGCGTCCACGACCTCGCTTGGTTCACCGACACGCTGCGGGCATGGTGGGAACAGTGA
- a CDS encoding extracellular solute-binding protein, producing the protein MAFKPSLGAVLVGVGLVAVAGVAVLPGGTVDDPDVVDVSSGDQRLNLVAYAVPKPGFEAVIRGFRSTPEGQDTGFAESYGASGDQSRKVARHLPTDIVNFSVEPDVTRLVDGGQVAEEWRDNVPDDESARSVPFGSVVAFVTREGNPHGVQSWDDLLEPGIEVISPNPASSGSAKWNLLAPYASWFFQALNSGAGIQTAHSEALDKLTRLVGEHFTVRPKSGREATSAFEGGQGDVLLSYENEAIELDRNGGRIDYTVPDDTFRIENPVAVVDTTDDPDGNIEKATQFRDYLFTPDAEKLWAAEGFRPGPDLFSDSTDVIDGLPTAQREAFRPLSTVHTIDELADAFRDLDPSLDPDQDTADWDVVDAVLFKRAKPGSGDTNGAITTIYQAV; encoded by the coding sequence GTGGCGTTCAAACCCAGCCTGGGAGCGGTGCTTGTCGGCGTCGGCCTGGTGGCCGTCGCCGGGGTAGCCGTGCTGCCCGGCGGAACTGTCGACGATCCTGATGTGGTGGACGTGTCGTCAGGCGACCAGAGACTGAACCTCGTCGCCTACGCCGTCCCGAAGCCGGGATTCGAGGCCGTCATCCGCGGGTTCCGGAGCACGCCCGAGGGGCAGGACACCGGCTTCGCGGAGAGTTACGGTGCCTCGGGTGACCAGTCCCGTAAAGTCGCCCGGCACCTGCCGACCGACATCGTGAACTTCTCCGTCGAACCCGACGTGACCCGGCTCGTCGACGGTGGCCAGGTGGCAGAGGAGTGGCGGGACAACGTGCCCGACGACGAGTCCGCGCGTTCCGTCCCCTTCGGCTCGGTCGTCGCCTTCGTCACCCGCGAGGGCAACCCGCACGGCGTCCAGAGCTGGGATGATCTGCTGGAGCCCGGGATCGAGGTCATCAGTCCGAATCCCGCGAGCTCGGGGTCGGCGAAGTGGAATCTGCTCGCCCCGTACGCCAGCTGGTTCTTCCAGGCGCTCAACTCCGGTGCCGGCATACAGACCGCCCACAGTGAGGCGCTCGACAAGCTCACCCGGCTCGTCGGCGAACACTTCACCGTCCGACCGAAGTCGGGGCGCGAGGCGACGTCCGCGTTCGAGGGAGGGCAGGGCGACGTTCTCCTGTCCTACGAGAACGAGGCCATCGAACTCGACCGCAATGGTGGACGCATTGACTACACCGTCCCGGACGACACCTTCCGCATCGAGAATCCGGTGGCCGTGGTCGACACGACCGACGACCCCGACGGGAACATCGAGAAAGCCACGCAGTTCCGTGACTACCTGTTCACCCCGGATGCGGAGAAGCTGTGGGCGGCCGAAGGATTCCGGCCCGGCCCGGACCTGTTCTCCGACTCCACCGACGTGATCGACGGTCTCCCCACTGCGCAGCGTGAGGCATTCCGGCCGCTGAGTACCGTGCACACCATCGACGAACTCGCCGACGCGTTCCGCGACCTTGACCCGTCCCTGGACCCCGACCAGGATACGGCGGACTGGGACGTGGTGGACGCGGTGCTGTTCAAGCGTGCCAAGCCTGGCAGCGGTGACACCAACGGCGCCATCACGACGATCTACCAGGCAGTCTGA